The Methylomarinum sp. Ch1-1 genome contains the following window.
TCTAGGACCGGCTATGTTTGATATCGGGTTTTGGGAGTTGTGCCTGGTCGGGCTGATCAGCTTACTGGTCATCGGGCCGGAAAGGTTGCCAAAGGCGGCGCGTATCGCCGGTTTCTGGGTAGGCAAGACCCGTAACATGGTGGCTTCGGTGAAGGCCGAAATCAAGGAGGAACTACAGGCCGAGGAAATGCGCCAGATGTTGCGGCAGCACAATCCTATGGACGAGGTTCATGAGGTGCTGGAGGATGGTAAAGACGCGCTGAAGGAGGTCGATTCCGCCGTCAATTCGGTGGTCGAAGCGGATAAAAAAGATAAACCAAATGATTGATTGGGGCGCATGAATCAGCTTGAATCCGAACCGGGCGAGGAACAGCCTTTCATCAGCCATTTAGTCGAGTTGCGTAACCGCTTGTTGCGCGTCGTCTTGTTCGTGTTGGTGGTGTTCTTGGGGGCGGCGCCGTTCGCCAATGAAATCTACGCTTATTTGTCCGGCCCTTTGTTGATACATTTGCCGGAAAACAGCAGCATGATCGCCATCGATGTGGCGTCGCCATTTTTTACCCCGTTCAAGTTGGCCCTGGTGGCTTCGGTGTTTGCATCGATGCCGGTGATTCTCTATCAACTTTGGGCATTTGTCGCGCCCGGCCTATATCGGCATGAGAAGCGCCTGATCTTGCCGCTGTTGATTGCCAGCACCGTGCTTTTCTATTTGGGCATTGCTTTTGCCTATTTTGTCGTATTTCCGCTGGTGTTTGGCTTTTTGACCGCGGCGGCGCCGGCGGGGGTCGCGGTGATGACCGATATCGCCAAGTATCTCGATTTCGTATTGACCCTGTTCTTCGCCTTCGGCTTGGCCTTTGAAGTGCCAATTTTCACCATTCTGCTGGTTTGGTCCGGGTTGACATCGCCGGCCAGTCTGGCCGAAAAACGGCCTTATGTGATCGTCGGCGCCTTTATTGTCGGTATGTTGCTGACGCCGCCGGATGCGATTTCGCAGACGCTGCTGGCCTTGCCAATCTGGCTGCTGTTTGAGGTCGGACTGTTGTTCTCGCGTTTTTTCGTCAGACAGGTGGATCACGACGAGGTCGAAGATTAATCACACTTTACAGAGCGCCTTGTTGCTGCAATAAACGATACACGTTTTCCGCGATAATACGATAGCCCCGGTCGTTGGGATGAATCATGTCCGATTTCAGCGCAGGGTCTCCGAGGATCTCCGGCAGTGTGTTCAGGTCATGGACGACGGCCTGATTTTCGGCAATCTGCTGATATAGCGCCGCGCTGCTCATCATGATTAAACCCGGTCTTGGCACGCCGAAGAGCACGACATCGATATTTCTGCGGTTGGCTTCCTCGATCATTTGGCGAATATTTTCCTGGGTTTGTTGAGGGGGGATTTTTCTGAGTATGTCGTTGCCGCCATGAATCAAAATCAACAAATCCGGCTGCTGTTTGTCCAGTATGTCGGGCAGGCGTTTGCGGCCGTTGCGGCTGATTTCGCCGGGGATGCCGGCGTTAATCACCTGCAGCCCGGTCAGCTGGCTGAGGACGCTGGGATAATTGCGTTGCGGGGATGCGCCGGTGCCGTAAGTCAGGCTGTCGCCAAAGGCTAAGATGACGGCTTCCGTCGGCAATTTATTCAGTTGCGGTGGTTGTTCGCAGCCGAACAGCAGCATCAAAAAGCAGGCGAATAAAATGGGTTTCATGAGGATGTTCTATGGTTAAAAATGTTTTAATTACCGGCGCGGCCAGGCGCATAGGTGCGACCTGTGCGCGCCTGCTGCATGCCGAGGGTTATAATATTTGTTTACATTATAGATCTTCCGAGCGTCAAGCGGAGTTCCTATGTGGCGAATTGAATCGGCAAAGAGCCGGGTCGGCGATCACGATCCAAGCCGATCTGTTGGAGATGCAGGAGGTTAAGAGGCTGGCGGAAACGGCGGAACAGGCTTGGCAAGGCATCGATGTGTTGGTCAATAATGCCTCGTCATTTTATTCGGGGGCGGTGGATGAGGCGACGGAGCAGGACTGGGAAGTGCTGCTGGGCAGCAATCTGAAGGCGCCTTTTTTTCTGGCGCAGGCCTTGTTGCCGTCTTTGCGAGCGAAGCGCGGCTGCATCGTCAACATTATCGATATACACGCCGAAAGGGGCTTGAAAAGTTATCCGCTATACAGCATCTCCAAAGGTGGTCTGGCGACGCTGACGCGCTCCTTGGCTAAGGAGTTGGGTCCGGATGTCCGGGTCAACGGCGTCGCCCCGGGCGCGATATTATGGCCGGAGCACGAGATCACCGAGCAAACCAAGGCCGACATCCTGCAAAGAGTGGCGCTGCAGCGTTGCGGCGACCCGTTGGACATCGCCCGGGCGGTGCGTTTCTTGATTGATGAGGCGGATTATATCACCGGCCAGATTATTGCTGTTGACGGCGGCAGAACGCTATTCTGTTGAAGGCGTGATTCTTTGCTGTTTCAGGCTGCTCTTGTCAAACTCTTCCCATAATTGGCGGTAGCTTTTTCCGCTGACGGGGTGGCGTTCCTCGCCGGCGATCTCGGCCAGGGGCTCCAGCACGAAAGCATAGCGTTCGATCTCGTCGCGGGGTACGCGCAGGCGTCCGTCGTTGATAACCTGGTCGCCATAAAGGATCAGATCGAGATCCAAGGTGCGGGCGGAGAATTTTTGGCTATCGCGGCTACGGCCATGATCCAGCTCAATCTGATGCAGAATCTTGGCGACCTGTTTGGCTTCCAGCTTAGACTCGAAGCGGACGATCAGGTTGTAGAAGTTGTCGCCGCTGAAACCGACCGGAGCCGTTTCGTAGAGGCTTGAAACGATGATGTCGCCGAATTGTTTTTTTAACGCAACGAGGCTCGAAGGAATGTTTTTTTCCTTATCAATATTGCTACCGATGCTGATATAGCCGATGGTCATAGTCTACTTTTCGCCTCGTTCGATGATAATGCCGACATCTTTGGCGCGGCTGATCGCTCCTCTTTTATTCAGCACGATTCTTAGCCATGGAATGTCGAATTCCTGTCGCAAAATAGTGGCGACTCGTTCAATTAAAGTTTCGACCAGAAAAAACTCGCTTTGTTCGACAAACTCGACGACCCGGTCGGAAACAGCCTTATAATCGAGGGTGTGAGCGATGTCATCGGTTTCGGCGGCCTTGCTTATGTCGAATGCCATTTCGATATCCAGTACGATAGTTTGTTTGACTCTTCTTTCCCAATCATAGATGCCTATGACCGTGTCAATTTCCAGGCCGCCTAAAAAGATGATGTCCATTATAATAATCCGGTTATCATATAGTGTTAAAAGCAACAGTATCGGGTAAACGATGCTGAGAAACAAGTTTTACGGGGGCTAAAAAATGATTCAGTGGTTGCTTGTGCCGGGCGCATATTTGTTTGGGTCGGTATCCAGCGCGATTATCGTGTGTCGATTGATGGGGTTAGAGGATCCGCGAGAGCAAGGCTCGGGCAACCCCGGCGCCACCAATGTCATGCGTATCGGCGGCAAGAAGGCGGCCGCGATTACCTTGCTAGGCGATGCCTTAAAAGGGCTGGTTCCGGTATTGGTCGCCAAGGCGATGAACGTGGATAGCTTGCTGTTATCTTGTGTCGTGTTTGCGGCTTTTCTCGGTCATTTATACCCGCTGTTTTTCGGTTTTAAAGGGGGGAAGGGTGTTGCGACGTCCTTTGGCGTAACATTGGGGGTCACTTGGCTTCTGGGGATTGTGGTGTCGGCCACCTGGTTTATCGTCTATAAGGTAGGCGGAATTTCTTCGTTGGCGGCATTGGTCGCCGCCACGCTGACGCCGCTTTATGTCTTTTTGATTGTCGGCGATGTGAATTTGGTGGTGACCTTTGTGCTCATTTCCATCATTCTGTTGTGGCGACATAAAAGCAATATTCAGCGGCTGTTGGTCGGGGAGGAACGCTAAAAATATTCCAAAATACTAGGCGGCGGCAAGGGTAGCCGCCGTTCGGTCTGCAGGCATTTAAGCGACGGTTAACAGTTCGTCTATAGGCCAGCGCGGTCGGGCGAAAATCTGCAGGTCTTCATGTTGTCCTGCCAGCAGGCGCTGGCAGCCGGCGTAGGCGATCATTGCGCCGTTGTCGGTGCAAAATTCCAGCCTGGGGAAGTGTAGTTGTGCGCCTTCTTGAGCCGTCATTTCCTGGAGATGGGCGCGGATCGCTTTGTTGGCGCTGACGCCGCCGGCCACGACCAAGCTTTTCAGGCCGGTTTGGCGCAAGGCGCGTTTGCATTTGATGGTCAGCGTTTCGGCGGTCGCTTTCTGAAAGGCATAGGCGATATCGGCCTTGTCCTGGAGGGTTTGTTCGGTGCCGCGCAGGGTGTTCATCGTGAATGTTTTTAAGCCGCTAAAGCTGAAATCTAGGCCGGGGCGGTCGGTCATCGGACGGGGGAAATGGAAGCGCTCCTGGCCTTGTTCGGCTAGCTTCGCTAGTTTCGGTCCGCCCGGGTAACCGAGCTCCAGCATCTTGGCGGTCTTATCGAAGGCTTCGCCAGCCGCATCGTCCAGAGATTCTCCGAGCAGCGTATAGCGGCCTATGGCGTCGACTTTGACCAACATTGTATGGCCGCCGGAAATCAATAGCGCGACAAAAGGAAACTGCGGCGGGTTATTTTCCAGCATCGGCGCCAACAGGTGGCCCTCCATGTGATGGACGGCGACGGCGGGTACTCGCCAGGTCCAGGCCAGGCTGCGGGCGGTGGTGGCGCCAACCAACAAGGCGCCCATCAGTCCCGGGCCGGCGGTGTAAGCGATGCCGTCTATGTTGGCGGATGTTAATTGGCTATCGTGCAGGCATTGTTTGATCAGCGGCGAAAGCTTGCGTATATGGTCGCGGGAGGCCAGCTCCGGCACCACGCCGCCATAGTCGCTATGCATCGAAACCTGGCTGTATAAAACATCGGCGATTAATCCGAGTTTGGAGTGGTAGATGGCGACGCCGGTTTCGTCGCAGGAAGTTTCGATGCCTAATATATACATTAAGTTTTGAATATAGAGATTTTGTTGGGTATAATTGGGAGTTCTCTTTTGGGTCTATCGGCCCAGCAATATGAAATATTAACATACAATCGGGTCATTATATGCCAGCAGTAAAAGTTAAAGAAAACGAACCTTTTGATATCGCGATTCGTCGCTTCAAACGTGCTTGCGAAAAGGCAGGTGTGCTGTCGGAAGTCAGACGTCGTGAGTTCTATGAAAAACCAACGGCAGAGCGTAAGCGCAAGGGCGCCGCGGCCGTTAAGCGTCATCTGAAAAAACTGGCGCGCGAGCGTTATGCATTGAAAAATCTGCGTCGTGGTCGTCCACAATTCTAATGAATTCAGGTGCAACTGAGATGGAATTGTTGAAAGATCGTATCAAGGACGATATGAAGACCGCGATGAAGGCCGGAAATAAGAGCAGGTTGGGCGTGATTCGCATGATCCTGGCGGCAATTAAACAAATCGAGGTCGACGAGCGGGTCGAGCTGGATAATGATCGCGTGATCGCTGTTTTGGATAAGATGCTGAAGCAGCGCCGCGAATCGATCAGGCAGTACCGCGATGCGGGTCGGGACGATCTTGCCGAACAGGAGGAATCGGAGATCCTGGTAATTCAGGACTTCCTGCCGCAAGCGCTGAGCGATGAAGAAATTGAGGCATTAGTTGCGCAAGCCGTGGCCGATGCCGGCGCCGAATCGATCAAGGATATGGGCAAGGTGATGGGCTTGTTGAAGCCGCAAATGCAAGGGCGTGCAGATATGTCGGTGGTGAGCGCCAAAATCAAGGCTGTGCTCACTGCATAGTCTGTTATCATCCGGTGCTATGTCCGGAAGCATTCCTCGTGAATTCATAAATGATCTCCTGGTGCGGGTCGATATAGTTGATCTGATCGATTCGCATGTCCCCCTGAAAAAGTCCGGCAGCAATTTCGTTGCCCGCTGTCCCTTTCACAACGAAAAAACGCCTAGTTTCTCCGTCAGTCGTAAAAAACAGCTTTATCATTGCTTTGGCTGCGGCGTCGGCGGTGACGCCATTAGTTTTCTGATGGACTACAATCATCTTGATTTCGTCGAAGCGGTCGAGGATCTGGCCTCCTTTGTCGGTGTCGAGGTGCCGCGCGAGGCGATCTCGCATAAGGGCGGCTCTGATAAGCAGGAATTGTCCGACGTATATCATTTATTGGAACAAGTTGCGGCTTTTTATCGTGAACAACTGCGCGCGACTAGCGAAGGTCGGGAGGCTGTGAATTATCTGAAGGGGCGTGGGGTTAGCGGCGAGCTGGCCAGGGATTTTGCGCTGGGTTATGCGCCAAAACGTTGGGATGCGCTGTTGTCGCGCTTTGATCGCAAGCAATTGATGGCGGCCGGTTTGTTGGCCAGCAATGACGCTGGAAAAGTTTATGATCGCTTTCGTGGGCGCTTGATGTTCCCGATTCGGGACAGGCGTCAGCGCATCATCGGCTTCGGCGGCAGGGTGATGGATGATTCTGTGCCGAAATATCTCAATTCGCCGGAAACCGCGGTGTTTTCAAAAGGCCGCGAGGTATACGGGCTCGCCGAATTGCTGGCGAAAGACAGCAAGCCGTCGCGCATTTTGGTCGTCGAGGGTTATATGGATGTCATTGCGTTGGCGCAGTTTGGCATCGGCTATGCAGTGGCGGCGCTGGGGACCGCGACTTCACAGGCGCACATGGACTTGCTGTTTCGCTTCAGCTCCGAATTGGTGTTCTGTTTCGACGGCGATAACGCAGGCCGGCAGGCGGCCTGGCGAGCCGTGGAGTCGGCGTTTCCTTGTTTGCGCGATGGGCGACAGGTCAGGATTATGTTGTTGCCCCAGGGGCATGATCCGGATACGCTGGTCAGGGCGGAAGGTGTGGATGGCTTTGTGGCGCGTGTCGATGGGGCTCAGGCTTTATCGGATTATTTTTTCGATCATCTGAGTCAATCTGTGGATCTGGGTGCGATGGAGGGGCGTGCGCAGCTGCTGACCGCGGCCAAGCCTTATCTGGAAAAATTGCCGACCGGTTTTTTTAAGGAAATGATGTTTGCCCGGCTGCGGGAATTAAGCGGTTCGCCCGGGCTGGACGTTTCGTCAAATCTGGCTACACTTAATGGTAATGCCGGTAGCGGTAAGCGGCGAGAGGGGTTAAGGCTTTCGCCGCTGCGCGTGCTGATTGCTCTGCTGGTGCAAAATCCTGATCTGGTCGAGATCTTGGAGGAGCGAAATCTCGACTGGGATATGCTTAGTTTTCCGGGGATTGATTTCTTGAGGGATATTTTTCAGATTATTACGGTCAAACGGCCTGAAAATGCGGCGATATTGCTAGAGCTTTATCGAGGAACGGCGCAGGAAAAAACCGTGCGAGCCTTGGCAAATCTGGAGTTATCGATTCCTGATGAAGAGGCGGAATTTAAAGGCGCCCTTGAACGATTGGTGGTGCAGGCTCGTGAGAGTGGTTTGGAACAACTGTTAGCGAAAGAAAGGCGGGAAGGATTGACGACGCAAGAAAAAGAGGTGTTGCGAAAATTATTGAGCAATAAACTGTAATTAGCCGTATTTGTATTTTTAGTGCTATAATGTCCTGTTCAGCAATGCTTGGTGCTGAAGGTATTTTGTGAGTGTAGAATGAATCAAGAACAACAGCAATCCCAACTTAAACAACTGATCGCGAAAGGTAAGCAACAAGGTTACCTGACTTATGCAGAAGTGAACGATCATTTGCCTAGTGATATTGTCGATCCCGATCAGATCGAAGATATCATCGGCATGATTAATGATATGGGAATTCAGGTCCATGAAGTGGCGCCTGATGATGACGATTCTTTGATCGGCGCGGATGCCGCGGTCAGTACCGATGATGACGATGAGGATGTCGAAGAAGTCGCCGCATTGGCGTCGGTCGACAGCGAGTTTGGCCGCACCACAGATCCCGTGCGCATGTACATGCGGGAAATGGGGTCGGTGGAGTTGTTGACTCGGGAAGAAGAGCTGAAAATTGCCAAACGCATTGAATACGGTCAACAGCAGATCATCGAAGGATTGTCCCGTTCCGGCTTTATCGTCGACTCGTTTTTACAGTCATTCGACGCGGTCCTGGAGGAAGATTCCGGCGTTCGCCTGACGGATATGATGTCCGGGTTTGCCGATTTGAGCGAGCCGGAAGAGTTGGATGCATCGGCGGATGAGGCGGAAGAGAGCGACAATAATAAGGCTCTCGATTACGACGAAGTTAAAGAGAAGGTCGATGTCCTGAGGTCCGTTCAACAGAAAATTCTAGAATCCATCCGTAAAAATGGCTATGAGCATGATAAAACCGAGCAATTATTCACCGAGATGGCTCAGTGTTTTGCCGAGTTTAAGTGGACGCCACAATACCTGAAGAAAATGGCTAATGCCGCTTCCCATGTGACTGCCCAGATTCGGGAAAAAGAAAAGACTATTCTGAACATTTGCGTCAAAAAGGCGAGAATGCCGAAAAAAGACTTCATCCATTCGTTTACTAAAAACGAAGCGAGTTCGGCATGGTTAGACCGGTATCTGGATGATGGGCAACGTTATGCCGGCGTATTGCGCGAACATGAGGATGAAATCAGAGCGGCGCAAAGCGAACTGGCTGAAATCGAGAAAAGTCATGGTATGAGTATCGCCGCCATCAAGGATATCAATCGCCGTATTTCGATCGGCGAGGCAAAGGCCCGACGCGCTAAGAAGGAAATGATCGAAGCCAACCTAAGGCTGGTGATTTCGATTGCAAAAAAATATACCAACCGCGGCCTGCAGTTTCTAGATTTGATTCAGGAAGGCAATATCGGCTTGATGAAGGCCGTGGATAAGTTTGAATATCGGCGGGGTTATAAATTTTCCACCTACGCCACTTGGTGGATTAGGCAGGCGATTACCCGCTCGATAGCGGATCAGGCAAGAACGATTCGTATTCCGGTGCATATGATTGAGACTATCAACAAGCTGAACCGGGTTTCGCGGCAAATTCTGCAGGAGCTGGGCAGGGAGGCGACGCCGGAGGAATTGGCCGAGCGTATGGAGATGCCGGAAGACAAGGTGCGCAAGGTACTGAAAATCGCCAAAGAGCCGATTTCGATGGAAACGCCGATCGGTGACGATGAAGATTCGCATTTAGGCGATTTTATTGAAGACGCCAAGGTGTTATCTCCGGTAGAATCTGCTACAATTTCCGGTCTGCGTGAATCGACCCAGAATGTACTGGCCGGTTTAACGGCGCGGGAAGCCAAGGTGTTGCGTATGCGTTTCGGTATCAATATGAATACCGACCACACTTTGGAAGAAGTGGGTAAGCAGTTTGATGTCACCCGGGAAAGGATACGTCAGATTGAAGCCAAAGCGTTAAGAAAACTGAGACATCCTTCTCGTTCAGAGCAATTGAGATGTTTTTTGGATGGAGATTGATGGCGCCAAAAGAATTGGTGATCAGTTTTTAAGGGCCCTTAGCTCAGTTGGTTAGAGCATCCGACTCATAATCGGCAGGTCCCCAGTTCGAGTCTGGGAGGGCCCACCATTATTTAAAAAAAGGCCGCGAACGCGGCCTTTTGCATATCTGTAAGATTCAGTCATGAGGAAATCACAGTGAGTAATAATTTCATTTTTACGTCGGAGTCGGTATCTGAAGGGCATCCCGACAAGGTTGCCGATCAAATTTCTGATGCGATAGTGGATGCTTTGTTAGCGCAAGATCCTAAGTCCAGGGTTGCCTGTGAGACGATGGTCAAGACGGGAATGGTCATCCTAGCGGGTGAAATCACCACCGAAGCCTGGGTCGATACCGAAGAATTGGTCCGTAATGTGGTTTGCGAAATTGGTTATGATCATGGCGACATCGGCTTTGACGGTAAGACTTGCGCGGTGTTGAATGCGATAGGCAAACAGTCCCCCGATATCGCGATGGGGGTCGACGATAAGGAAGATCACGAACAAGGCGCCGGCGACCAGGGTTTGATGTTCGGTTATGCCACCAATGAGACCGATGTTTTCATGCCGGCGCCGATTACTTATTCGCACAGACTGGTCGAGCGTCAAGCGCAAATTCGTAAAAATGGCACCCTGCCTTGGCTGCGTCCCGACGCCAAGAGTCAGATTACCTTCCGTTACGAAGATAACAAACCGGTCGCTATCGATGCGGTCGTCTTGTCGACTCAACATTCCCCGGAGATCGGCGGTAAGTTATTGGAAGAGGCGATCATGGACGAAATCATCTTGCCGACACTGCCTAAAGAATGGTTGCATGCCGATACCAAATATTTCATCAACCCGACTGGCCAGTTCATCATCGGCGGCCCTGTCGGCGACTGCGGCTTGACCGGGCGTAAAATCATCGTCGACACCTATGGCGGCATGGCCAGACACGGCGGCGGTGCATTTTCCGGTAAAGATCCTTCCAAGGTCGATCGCTCCGCCGCTTATATGGCCAGATATGTGGCGAAAAACATCGTTGCGGCCGGCTTGGCGGAGCGTTGCGAAATCCAAGTCTCCTATGCAATCGGCGTGGCCGAACCGACGTCGATCAGCGTCGAGACCTTCGGCACCGGCAAGATCGATGAAGATAAGCTGGTGGAGATCATCAGAGAACATTTTGATCTGAGACCGAAAGGATTGATTGCACAGCTCGGTTTGTTGAAACCGATTTACCGTCCCACGGCGGCATACGGCCATTTCGGCCGCACCGAGGCGTCATTCAGCTGGGAAAAAACCGATAAAGTCGAGGCCATCAAAGATTGGGCCGGTCTTTAACATCACATCAGGACGGAAAGCATGAGTACACAAGATTATAAAGTCGCCGATATTGCGTTGGCGGAATGGGGTCGCAAGGAAATTAGCATTGCCGAAACGGAAATGCCAGGATTGATGGCGTTACGGGAAGAATATGGCGCGCAGCAACCGTTGAAAGGCGCGCGCATCGCCGGTTGTCTGCATATGACCATTCAGACCGCGGTGCTGATCGAGACCCTGACGGCCTTAGGCGCGGAAGTCAGATGGTCTTCCTGCAATATTTTTTCGACTCAGGATCACGCGGCGGCGGCGATGGCGGCGGCGGGCATTCCGGTTTTCGCCTGGAAAGGTGAAACGGAAGACGAGGCGGAATGGTGCATCGAACAAACCATCATCGGTTCGGACGGCTGGCGTCCTAACATGATTTTGGATGATGGCGGCGACTTGACGGTGATGATGCATGAAAAATTTCCCGAGTTGATGGCCGATGTCAAAGGCTTGTCGGAAGAAACCACCACCGGTGTCTTGCGCCTGTATGAAATGGTCAAGAAAGGTTCGTTGCAAGTGCCGGCCTTCAATGTCAACGATTCGGTGACCAAGTCCAAGTTCGATAACTTGTATGGCTGCCGCGAATCGCTGGTCGACGGCATCAAACGGGCGACCGATGTGATGATCGCCGGCAAGATCGCCGTGGTCTGCGGTTATGGCGATGTCGGCAAGGGCTGCGCACAGTCGCTGCGTGGGCTGGGAGCGACAGTCTGGATTACCGAAATCGATCCGATCTGCGCGCTGCAGGCGGCGATGGAAGGCTATCGCGTCGTGACGATGGAAGAGGCGGCGCCGGTCGCCAGCATCTTCGTGACCGCGACTGGCAATTGCAAGGTCATTTCCCATGAGCATATGAAGGCGATGAAAGACCAGGCCATTATCTGCAACATCGGCCATTTCGATTCGGAAATCGAGATTGCCGCATTACGCCAATATACTTGGGAGAACATCAAGCCGCAGGTCGATCATGTGATCTTTCCTGACGGCAAAAGACTGATCGTGCTAGCGGAAGGGCGCTTGGTCAATCTGGGTTGCGCTACCGGCCACCCTAGCTTCGTCATGTCCAATTCCTTCTGTAACCAGGTGTTGGCTCAAATCGAGTTGTGGAATAACGCCGACAACTACGAAAACAAGGTCTATGTGTTACCGAAAAAATTGGATGAAAAAGTAGCGCGATCCCATTTGATGCAATTGGGCGTAAAGCTGACCGAGTTGACTCAGGAACAATCGGACTATCTGAATTTGCCTGTAGAAGGCCCTTATAAGCCGGATCATTACCGTTATTGATCCGTTGCGATAATCGTTCGGTAAAAAAGGAGCATAATGCTCCTTTTTTATTTTAAAAAACGCTAACTTCCAGCAATTCTCAGTTTGAGCATTTTTGCTGTGTTTAGGGCATGGGGTGTGTCCGTCGTGGAGCGCCGTATACCCAGCCCTGGGGGCTTGACGGCAGCATCCTTGCTGCCGACATCCTCGCCAAACACACCCCATGCCCTTTTTGAACGCCAAACTGGGAATTGCTGGCTAACTTCACTAGACTTTTCTTATGCGAGTTTCCAGAATATATGTGGCCGATGATCTCATCGTAGGCAAACGGCTTGAGCTGCAAGACGAGGCGGCGCATTATGTGCGCACGGTGCTGCGTTTGAAAAAAGGCCTGGATATTATCCTGTTCAACGGCCAAGGTGGCGAATACCTAGGTCGTTTCGAGGAGGTCAGCCGCAAAAAGGTCGTCGTCGATGTGCTGGAATTTAGCGACCGCAGCGTCGAATCGTCATTGGAAATCGTTTTTGGCCTGGGAATTTCGCGCGGCGATCGCATGGATTGGGCGGTGCAGAAGGCTGTCGAATTGGGCGTCAACCACATGACGCCGCTGCTGACGGAGCGCTGTGTGATCAAGTTCAAGGATGAGGAGAAAAAGCGGCAGCGTCTGATACATTGGCGTAATATCGCTCAACATGCAGCCGAGCAGTCAGGCAGAACGTTGTTGCCTCACATGTCTGTGGTCGACGAATTAAGCCTATGGGTCGAGGGGCAGCAGGGATTGAGGATATTTCTGGACCCTTATGCGAAGCAGTCTTTGTCAGACTTGCCCGCTGGAAACGGCAAGGTCACGTTACTGTCGGGACCTGAAGGCGGTTTTAGCGAACAGGAGCGCGATATTGCCGTGCAGGCCGGTTTTATACCCGTGCGATTGGGGCAAAGAATTCTACGCACTGAAACCGCGGCATTGGCCGCTTTATCGGCCGTACAAACGCTGTGGGGAGATTTTTCAGCATGAGATTGCTAGCTTATGCATTGATGCCCTTGTTGGTATTGGTGACCCTGGCCTCCGTGTCGTGCCTGTTGGGTTATCTTATTCTGTTGGCGCTGGGCGATGTGGTCGAGTTGAGTAAGGTCATCAGCAAAGGCACACAGGTTTTATTGGTGTTGTCCATTGTTCCGCTGATGTCGTGGCTGA
Protein-coding sequences here:
- the dnaG gene encoding DNA primase; the protein is MSGSIPREFINDLLVRVDIVDLIDSHVPLKKSGSNFVARCPFHNEKTPSFSVSRKKQLYHCFGCGVGGDAISFLMDYNHLDFVEAVEDLASFVGVEVPREAISHKGGSDKQELSDVYHLLEQVAAFYREQLRATSEGREAVNYLKGRGVSGELARDFALGYAPKRWDALLSRFDRKQLMAAGLLASNDAGKVYDRFRGRLMFPIRDRRQRIIGFGGRVMDDSVPKYLNSPETAVFSKGREVYGLAELLAKDSKPSRILVVEGYMDVIALAQFGIGYAVAALGTATSQAHMDLLFRFSSELVFCFDGDNAGRQAAWRAVESAFPCLRDGRQVRIMLLPQGHDPDTLVRAEGVDGFVARVDGAQALSDYFFDHLSQSVDLGAMEGRAQLLTAAKPYLEKLPTGFFKEMMFARLRELSGSPGLDVSSNLATLNGNAGSGKRREGLRLSPLRVLIALLVQNPDLVEILEERNLDWDMLSFPGIDFLRDIFQIITVKRPENAAILLELYRGTAQEKTVRALANLELSIPDEEAEFKGALERLVVQARESGLEQLLAKERREGLTTQEKEVLRKLLSNKL
- the rpoD gene encoding RNA polymerase sigma factor RpoD, with protein sequence MNQEQQQSQLKQLIAKGKQQGYLTYAEVNDHLPSDIVDPDQIEDIIGMINDMGIQVHEVAPDDDDSLIGADAAVSTDDDDEDVEEVAALASVDSEFGRTTDPVRMYMREMGSVELLTREEELKIAKRIEYGQQQIIEGLSRSGFIVDSFLQSFDAVLEEDSGVRLTDMMSGFADLSEPEELDASADEAEESDNNKALDYDEVKEKVDVLRSVQQKILESIRKNGYEHDKTEQLFTEMAQCFAEFKWTPQYLKKMANAASHVTAQIREKEKTILNICVKKARMPKKDFIHSFTKNEASSAWLDRYLDDGQRYAGVLREHEDEIRAAQSELAEIEKSHGMSIAAIKDINRRISIGEAKARRAKKEMIEANLRLVISIAKKYTNRGLQFLDLIQEGNIGLMKAVDKFEYRRGYKFSTYATWWIRQAITRSIADQARTIRIPVHMIETINKLNRVSRQILQELGREATPEELAERMEMPEDKVRKVLKIAKEPISMETPIGDDEDSHLGDFIEDAKVLSPVESATISGLRESTQNVLAGLTAREAKVLRMRFGINMNTDHTLEEVGKQFDVTRERIRQIEAKALRKLRHPSRSEQLRCFLDGD
- the ahcY gene encoding adenosylhomocysteinase, whose product is MSTQDYKVADIALAEWGRKEISIAETEMPGLMALREEYGAQQPLKGARIAGCLHMTIQTAVLIETLTALGAEVRWSSCNIFSTQDHAAAAMAAAGIPVFAWKGETEDEAEWCIEQTIIGSDGWRPNMILDDGGDLTVMMHEKFPELMADVKGLSEETTTGVLRLYEMVKKGSLQVPAFNVNDSVTKSKFDNLYGCRESLVDGIKRATDVMIAGKIAVVCGYGDVGKGCAQSLRGLGATVWITEIDPICALQAAMEGYRVVTMEEAAPVASIFVTATGNCKVISHEHMKAMKDQAIICNIGHFDSEIEIAALRQYTWENIKPQVDHVIFPDGKRLIVLAEGRLVNLGCATGHPSFVMSNSFCNQVLAQIELWNNADNYENKVYVLPKKLDEKVARSHLMQLGVKLTELTQEQSDYLNLPVEGPYKPDHYRY
- the metK gene encoding methionine adenosyltransferase, which gives rise to MSNNFIFTSESVSEGHPDKVADQISDAIVDALLAQDPKSRVACETMVKTGMVILAGEITTEAWVDTEELVRNVVCEIGYDHGDIGFDGKTCAVLNAIGKQSPDIAMGVDDKEDHEQGAGDQGLMFGYATNETDVFMPAPITYSHRLVERQAQIRKNGTLPWLRPDAKSQITFRYEDNKPVAIDAVVLSTQHSPEIGGKLLEEAIMDEIILPTLPKEWLHADTKYFINPTGQFIIGGPVGDCGLTGRKIIVDTYGGMARHGGGAFSGKDPSKVDRSAAYMARYVAKNIVAAGLAERCEIQVSYAIGVAEPTSISVETFGTGKIDEDKLVEIIREHFDLRPKGLIAQLGLLKPIYRPTAAYGHFGRTEASFSWEKTDKVEAIKDWAGL
- a CDS encoding 16S rRNA (uracil(1498)-N(3))-methyltransferase, producing the protein MRVSRIYVADDLIVGKRLELQDEAAHYVRTVLRLKKGLDIILFNGQGGEYLGRFEEVSRKKVVVDVLEFSDRSVESSLEIVFGLGISRGDRMDWAVQKAVELGVNHMTPLLTERCVIKFKDEEKKRQRLIHWRNIAQHAAEQSGRTLLPHMSVVDELSLWVEGQQGLRIFLDPYAKQSLSDLPAGNGKVTLLSGPEGGFSEQERDIAVQAGFIPVRLGQRILRTETAALAALSAVQTLWGDFSA